A genomic stretch from Pontivivens ytuae includes:
- a CDS encoding Rrf2 family transcriptional regulator, which yields MKRNSKLSLALHALGHLGLEPDRRFTSEELAVQNATNAVVVRRVLGLLRQAGLITSETGRTGGWTLSRSADTITVADVYCALGSTLLPRDGDGPDNPADCQIEAALHGVVDLALQDAEKALIARLEQVTIGDLSRGLRVCSGGRMS from the coding sequence GTGAAACGAAACAGTAAGCTGTCACTCGCGCTCCACGCGCTCGGCCATCTCGGCCTGGAACCGGATCGGCGCTTCACGTCCGAAGAGTTGGCCGTGCAGAACGCGACGAACGCAGTGGTCGTGCGACGGGTCCTGGGATTGTTGCGTCAGGCAGGCCTGATAACATCCGAAACGGGACGTACAGGCGGGTGGACGCTGAGCCGAAGCGCGGACACGATCACAGTTGCTGACGTCTACTGCGCCCTGGGCTCAACTCTGTTGCCACGGGATGGCGACGGTCCGGACAATCCAGCCGACTGCCAGATCGAAGCCGCGCTGCATGGCGTTGTCGACCTTGCGCTGCAGGACGCGGAGAAGGCTCTGATCGCGCGTCTGGAGCAGGTCACCATAGGCGATCTCAGCCGAGGACTACGGGTGTGCAGTGGAGGGAGAATGAGCTGA
- a CDS encoding ATP-binding cassette domain-containing protein gives MILLQTRALGAIRSASLFRNLDLIVERGDRIGLVAANGRGKSTLLQLLAGMAEPDQGEVTAARGLVIGLVPQHVPELLLPLTLRDAVLDALSPDVRETEGWRVDVALDELGAPLVLNDRLLHSLSGGWQRTALLARAWVSEPDLLLMDEPTNHLDLGRIGHLQRWLAGPARGVACVIASHDRAFLDAVTSRTLFLRPEASAGYDLPYVAARAALDEADAATARRHETDLAKAGQLRRQAAKLQNIGINSGSDLLVVKTRQLKERAARIEATARPAHRERSAGAIRLDGKGSHAKALVTLDDATVAAPDGTALFETGRLWIAPGDRVALLGKNGTGKSRLLAALEEAIVTPSRGLRIAPSATVGLSRQDLGQLDAFTSPQDAVTRHAAMDDARARALLAGAGIAVEKQCGPVDRLSGGQRARLALLLLRLARPTLYLLDEPTNHLDIEGQEALEGELARGDAAALIVSHDRAFVRAVGTRFWQIEGQRLRELDGPDAFFDKMMAD, from the coding sequence ATGATCCTCCTCCAGACTCGCGCACTGGGCGCGATCCGTTCTGCCTCCCTGTTCCGAAACCTCGACCTTATCGTCGAGCGCGGCGACCGCATCGGCCTCGTCGCAGCCAACGGACGCGGCAAGTCCACACTCCTGCAGCTGCTTGCCGGCATGGCCGAGCCGGACCAAGGCGAGGTCACGGCCGCTCGGGGCCTCGTGATTGGGCTCGTCCCGCAGCACGTCCCCGAGCTGCTGCTACCGCTGACCCTCCGCGATGCCGTCCTGGACGCACTATCCCCGGATGTGCGCGAAACCGAAGGATGGCGAGTCGACGTCGCACTCGACGAACTCGGCGCGCCACTCGTGCTGAACGACCGCCTGCTGCACTCGCTCTCGGGCGGATGGCAACGCACGGCACTCCTCGCCCGTGCCTGGGTCTCCGAGCCGGACCTGCTGTTGATGGACGAGCCGACGAACCATCTCGACCTCGGCCGCATTGGCCATCTGCAGCGCTGGCTCGCAGGCCCCGCGCGCGGCGTGGCCTGCGTCATCGCAAGCCACGACCGCGCCTTCCTGGATGCCGTCACGAGCCGCACCTTGTTCCTGCGGCCCGAAGCCTCGGCTGGCTACGACCTGCCATACGTCGCTGCCCGCGCTGCGCTGGATGAAGCCGATGCGGCTACGGCGCGCCGACACGAGACGGATCTTGCGAAGGCCGGCCAACTGAGGCGGCAGGCGGCGAAGCTGCAGAACATCGGTATCAACTCCGGCTCTGACCTGCTGGTGGTCAAGACGCGCCAGCTCAAGGAGCGTGCTGCGCGGATCGAGGCGACGGCGCGGCCCGCACATCGCGAGCGATCGGCCGGGGCAATCCGGCTCGACGGGAAGGGATCGCACGCCAAGGCGCTCGTCACGCTGGACGACGCCACGGTAGCGGCACCCGACGGCACCGCCCTGTTCGAGACGGGACGGCTCTGGATCGCGCCCGGGGACCGGGTGGCCCTGCTCGGCAAAAACGGCACCGGCAAGTCGCGCCTGCTCGCGGCACTGGAGGAGGCCATCGTCACGCCCAGCCGCGGTCTGCGCATCGCGCCGAGCGCGACAGTTGGCCTATCTCGCCAGGACCTGGGTCAGCTTGACGCCTTCACGTCGCCTCAAGACGCCGTCACGCGCCATGCGGCCATGGACGACGCCCGTGCCCGCGCTCTGCTGGCAGGGGCAGGCATCGCAGTAGAGAAGCAGTGTGGACCTGTAGACCGCCTGTCGGGCGGACAGCGCGCGCGGCTCGCCTTACTACTGCTGCGGCTTGCGCGGCCCACGCTGTATCTGCTCGACGAGCCGACGAACCACCTCGATATCGAGGGGCAGGAGGCGCTGGAAGGTGAGCTCGCCCGCGGCGATGCCGCCGCTCTGATCGTAAGCCACGACCGCGCTTTTGTCCGCGCGGTCGGAACGCGTTTCTGGCAGATCGAAGGTCAGAGGCTGCGCGAGCTGGACGGACCGGACGCGTTCTTTGACAAGATGATGGCGGACTGA
- a CDS encoding tartrate dehydrogenase produces the protein MSTYRIVSLPGDGIGTEVITEGRRAADAAIAAVGRSIDWVEYDWSCETYRTTGRMMPEDGIDRVRDANAIYLGAVGSPGVPDHISLWGMLIPLRRELDLYANVRPVRLMPGVPSPLANRSPEEVDFVVVRENVEGEYSAIGGRMYDGTEHEAAYQQAVFTRRGCDRIMDYAFALAADRRAAGKGGKVTSATKSNGIVHTMPFWDERFEAARGRHPNAETDQFHIDILCARFVTNPDWFDVVVGSNLFGDILSDLGPAVSGSIGIAPSANIDPTGRNPSMFEPVHGSAPDIAGRGVANPIAAVWTASMMLDHLGEAEAAALIEGAMETVLAMPEGRTRDLGGRASTRSCGDAVVRAIEAA, from the coding sequence ATGAGTACCTATCGTATCGTATCGCTGCCAGGCGACGGTATTGGGACGGAAGTGATCACCGAGGGACGCCGTGCCGCGGATGCCGCCATAGCCGCTGTGGGCCGCAGCATCGACTGGGTCGAGTATGACTGGTCCTGCGAAACCTACCGCACCACCGGCCGCATGATGCCTGAGGATGGTATCGACCGTGTTCGCGATGCCAACGCGATCTATCTCGGGGCGGTCGGCTCTCCGGGCGTGCCGGATCACATCTCCCTATGGGGCATGCTCATCCCGTTACGGCGTGAGCTCGACCTTTACGCGAACGTACGTCCTGTCCGGCTGATGCCTGGTGTGCCCTCACCATTGGCGAACCGAAGCCCCGAGGAGGTTGATTTCGTCGTGGTACGCGAGAACGTGGAAGGCGAGTATTCCGCCATCGGCGGCCGCATGTACGATGGTACCGAGCACGAAGCCGCCTATCAGCAGGCCGTTTTCACCCGGCGCGGCTGCGACCGGATTATGGACTACGCCTTCGCGCTCGCCGCTGATCGGCGCGCAGCAGGTAAGGGCGGCAAGGTCACGAGCGCGACCAAGTCCAACGGCATCGTCCACACGATGCCCTTCTGGGACGAGAGGTTCGAGGCGGCGCGCGGCCGCCACCCGAACGCGGAGACCGACCAGTTCCATATCGACATTCTCTGCGCGCGCTTCGTCACGAACCCCGACTGGTTCGACGTGGTCGTAGGATCGAATCTCTTTGGCGACATCTTGTCCGACTTAGGACCGGCGGTGTCGGGCTCCATCGGCATCGCGCCCTCGGCCAACATCGATCCGACGGGGCGGAACCCGTCGATGTTCGAGCCGGTCCATGGCTCGGCGCCCGATATCGCGGGTAGGGGGGTCGCGAATCCGATCGCGGCCGTCTGGACCGCATCAATGATGCTTGACCATTTGGGTGAGGCCGAGGCCGCCGCGCTCATCGAGGGTGCGATGGAGACCGTCCTCGCGATGCCGGAGGGCCGTACGCGCGACTTGGGTGGTCGAGCCAGCACGCGGAGTTGTGGCGACGCCGTCGTGCGAGCCATCGAGGCAGCGTAG
- a CDS encoding FAD-binding oxidoreductase, with the protein MDTSIFPAGTVVTDADLLAPRLKDFRNKYEGAAQALLLPRSTEEVAAIVRAAARTGVPVVPQGGNTSYCGGATPDASGDAILIGFDRMVSIREVDAANRSITVEAGVILQTAQEAAASHGLLLPLSLGAQGSCRIGGNIGTNAGGLNVLRYGMTRQLVLGLEVVLADGQIVDTLSPLRKDNSGLRIEDLFIGTEGTLGVVTAVSLSLSPMPVRGATVMLALRDLADAPDLLGRMRAVTGDGVSAFEYVSRASLDLVAALWGRPSHPLTEAFDHAILMEVATSAPSFEIELAVEELLVELMETGIVTNGVIAASEAQRAELWRARETIPEAEVHCGGSLKHDLAVRVSAVPQLVASVVELIEAANLPILPSIYGHIGDGNVHLNLVGRPNAPADILDRAETEVSPQIYDLTRAMGGTYTAEYGIGQAKLDLNLTYGNPGKRYISRIVKRGLDPNDMLNPGKLIDQE; encoded by the coding sequence ATGGACACCTCCATCTTCCCTGCAGGGACCGTCGTGACGGATGCCGACCTTCTCGCACCGCGGCTTAAGGACTTCCGCAATAAATACGAAGGAGCGGCGCAGGCTCTCCTGCTGCCGCGGAGCACGGAGGAGGTCGCTGCTATCGTTCGCGCCGCCGCCCGCACGGGTGTCCCTGTCGTTCCGCAAGGCGGCAATACAAGCTATTGCGGCGGCGCTACGCCTGACGCATCGGGGGATGCGATTTTGATCGGCTTCGACCGCATGGTCTCCATCCGCGAGGTAGATGCCGCGAACCGGTCCATAACGGTCGAGGCTGGTGTGATCCTTCAGACAGCGCAGGAAGCTGCGGCATCTCACGGCCTTCTCTTACCACTCTCACTGGGGGCGCAGGGAAGCTGCCGCATTGGCGGCAACATTGGCACCAATGCTGGCGGACTCAACGTCCTACGCTACGGGATGACAAGACAGCTCGTTTTGGGTCTGGAGGTAGTGCTGGCCGACGGCCAGATCGTCGACACGCTCTCACCTTTGCGCAAGGACAATTCTGGCCTGCGGATCGAGGACCTGTTCATCGGCACCGAGGGAACGCTCGGAGTCGTGACAGCTGTGTCCCTCTCGCTGTCGCCCATGCCGGTTCGCGGGGCGACGGTGATGCTCGCCCTTCGCGATCTCGCGGATGCGCCTGACCTGCTGGGCCGCATGCGTGCCGTCACGGGCGACGGTGTCTCGGCTTTTGAATATGTTTCGCGCGCGTCGCTGGATCTTGTCGCAGCCCTGTGGGGGCGGCCGTCACACCCGCTGACCGAGGCATTTGACCATGCGATCCTGATGGAGGTGGCGACGTCCGCGCCGAGCTTCGAAATCGAGCTTGCCGTCGAAGAGCTGCTCGTGGAACTGATGGAAACGGGCATCGTGACGAACGGGGTGATCGCGGCCAGCGAGGCTCAGCGCGCCGAGCTCTGGCGCGCACGCGAAACGATCCCCGAGGCCGAGGTCCATTGCGGAGGATCACTCAAGCACGATCTCGCGGTCCGCGTCTCCGCCGTACCTCAGCTCGTCGCATCGGTCGTGGAGCTGATCGAAGCGGCGAACCTGCCAATACTGCCTTCCATCTACGGCCATATCGGCGACGGCAACGTGCACCTCAACCTTGTTGGTCGTCCCAATGCCCCGGCTGACATTCTCGATCGCGCGGAGACGGAGGTGTCGCCGCAGATCTACGACCTGACCCGAGCCATGGGCGGCACGTACACAGCGGAGTACGGAATCGGCCAAGCAAAGCTCGACCTCAACCTAACCTATGGTAATCCCGGAAAGCGGTATATCTCGCGGATCGTTAAGCGGGGCCTGGACCCCAATGACATGCTGAACCCCGGAAAACTCATTGATCAGGAGTAG
- a CDS encoding lactonase family protein: MRPILSFAVAALVPTAALAEPTARYVVALSDVDMAGTAYEDDQLGAPLDAVDTLSIFAMDAPETALATLEVSNSVAGPPMVLDVSPDGTRAIVAETLRPRGPEDTTLTELSGRPGETLRLYDLSDPAAPALVNETQVPVNPQAARLNAEGDLVAVVGFGTDNGLTLVPLSANGLGEAVTFDLGLVARPDLPFDPAHSVQFHPTEDIVAVNLTIRNQIAFYRIDRAEDGTPTGIEPWGNLVSTNKFPFVGAFTPDGRHYVTSELMWGPDVERFYGSSAGTVTSIRVADPTDTEPRHVIQSIAQGGYQGETLAISPDGDRVAILSLRNTGLTQDDPRFDPMASVSLYALDSETGALGLIEEEMFEAHLPQGLAFDPSGTALYVGVNEYFDATDPVMRGAVELWTVEADGVTRTNTRMPAPRGVHGVEVVE; the protein is encoded by the coding sequence ATGCGCCCCATCCTATCCTTCGCCGTCGCGGCCCTCGTCCCGACAGCGGCCCTCGCCGAGCCGACCGCGCGCTACGTGGTCGCCCTGTCCGACGTCGACATGGCCGGCACCGCCTACGAGGACGACCAACTCGGCGCGCCTCTGGATGCCGTGGACACCTTGTCGATCTTCGCCATGGACGCGCCCGAGACGGCGCTAGCAACGCTCGAGGTGTCGAACTCGGTCGCAGGCCCGCCCATGGTGCTGGACGTGTCGCCCGACGGAACCCGCGCCATCGTGGCTGAGACGCTGCGCCCGCGCGGGCCGGAGGACACAACGCTGACGGAGCTGTCGGGGCGACCGGGTGAGACGCTGCGCCTCTACGACCTCTCCGACCCGGCGGCGCCCGCGCTGGTAAACGAAACCCAAGTGCCGGTGAACCCGCAAGCCGCGCGACTGAACGCGGAGGGCGACCTCGTCGCAGTGGTGGGGTTCGGGACCGACAACGGTCTGACGCTCGTCCCGCTCAGCGCCAACGGGCTGGGCGAGGCGGTAACGTTCGACCTGGGCCTCGTCGCCCGCCCCGACCTGCCATTCGATCCGGCGCATAGCGTCCAGTTCCACCCCACCGAGGACATCGTTGCGGTGAACCTCACGATCCGCAATCAGATCGCCTTCTACCGCATCGACAGGGCAGAAGACGGAACGCCGACGGGGATCGAGCCGTGGGGCAATCTCGTCTCGACCAACAAGTTCCCCTTCGTGGGCGCGTTCACGCCGGATGGGCGGCACTACGTGACCTCGGAGTTGATGTGGGGTCCGGACGTCGAGCGGTTCTATGGCAGCAGCGCCGGCACCGTGACGTCGATCCGGGTGGCCGATCCCACCGATACCGAGCCGCGCCACGTGATCCAGTCCATCGCACAGGGCGGATATCAGGGAGAGACCCTCGCGATCAGCCCGGACGGCGACCGCGTGGCGATCCTGTCGTTGCGCAACACCGGCCTCACCCAGGATGATCCGCGCTTCGACCCGATGGCCTCGGTCTCGCTCTACGCGCTGGACAGTGAGACGGGCGCACTCGGCCTCATCGAGGAGGAGATGTTCGAGGCGCACCTGCCGCAGGGCCTCGCCTTCGACCCCTCGGGCACCGCCCTCTATGTCGGCGTCAACGAATACTTCGATGCGACTGATCCGGTGATGCGGGGCGCGGTGGAGCTGTGGACAGTCGAGGCGGACGGCGTGACCCGCACCAACACACGGATGCCCGCGCCCCGGGGTGTCCATGGGGTCGAGGTGGTCGAGTAG
- a CDS encoding NAD(P)/FAD-dependent oxidoreductase, producing the protein MSKTQAAPCGRRLDDVDVAIVGGSFAGLSAAYPLVRSRRKTLLIHDGSPRNRFSPESHNWLALDGATPEAVHGKGIEELSRYQCFSELQDRVVTAQRSKADRHLELSIIELTTASGTTVRAKRLVLATGMRDTFPFGIDGLEDCWGRSVLQCPYCHGYEHRDVPTGILHGGPASVHQARNLPDYATDLIYFTNDAELEDADQSDLESRGYRIEAGKVSHVAHRDGLMEAVVLANGDAIARDALYVLPRAAFASDLHKQLGCGETEGTFGPYVTVDDLQETTERGVFAAGDMTRPAFNAVWAGADGNRAGIFAHQSLVSVHNPYRGAKL; encoded by the coding sequence ATGAGCAAAACCCAAGCCGCTCCATGCGGTCGGCGCCTCGATGACGTGGATGTCGCGATCGTCGGCGGCAGCTTCGCTGGCCTCTCCGCCGCGTATCCGCTGGTCCGCTCACGGCGCAAAACGCTGCTCATTCATGATGGAAGCCCCCGAAACCGCTTCTCGCCCGAAAGCCACAACTGGCTTGCCCTTGACGGCGCCACGCCTGAAGCCGTGCACGGCAAGGGGATCGAAGAACTCTCTCGCTATCAGTGTTTCTCGGAGCTTCAAGATCGCGTCGTCACGGCGCAGCGATCCAAAGCTGACCGACATCTCGAGCTGTCCATCATCGAGCTGACAACGGCCTCAGGTACCACAGTTCGGGCCAAACGCCTGGTCCTGGCCACAGGTATGCGCGATACGTTTCCGTTCGGCATCGACGGTCTTGAAGACTGTTGGGGCAGGTCGGTGCTGCAATGTCCCTATTGCCATGGATACGAGCACCGGGATGTCCCAACCGGCATCCTCCATGGAGGTCCGGCCTCCGTACACCAGGCCAGGAACCTGCCGGACTACGCGACCGATCTGATTTACTTCACGAACGATGCAGAGCTTGAGGACGCCGACCAGTCCGACCTTGAAAGCAGGGGATATCGCATCGAGGCGGGGAAGGTGTCTCACGTTGCCCATCGGGATGGGCTTATGGAAGCCGTTGTCCTCGCAAATGGTGACGCGATTGCGCGCGACGCCCTCTATGTGCTGCCCCGAGCCGCCTTCGCCTCCGATCTTCACAAGCAACTCGGATGTGGCGAAACCGAAGGTACGTTCGGCCCCTATGTCACGGTGGATGACCTGCAAGAGACGACGGAGCGTGGTGTGTTCGCAGCCGGAGACATGACCCGACCCGCCTTCAACGCAGTCTGGGCAGGTGCAGACGGAAATCGGGCCGGCATCTTTGCGCACCAGTCCCTTGTGTCCGTCCATAACCCCTATCGCGGAGCAAAACTCTAG
- a CDS encoding TRAP transporter permease — protein METDGPVIAEGVDDEPVERNRRVFTGPTYLVIAVMSAVYALFHMAALNGWSIREWTGVTVPLLPVFPLETWNFRIVHIAGAVLLGFILYAPREFPDDDRGGRHPLDLLAWAGMLPALFACWTALGFAAQIRDGVMWNGVDTGIRSAEIWQYGVPLIAATALGIVIGWLRPRVRGAIAPADLLLGVCGIGVAIYLITIYGTLMRSSTGTPFAPIGISLAAVAGTALIMELTRRVAGLALIVIAAVFLIYVFVGHLLPGFLNAPAIAWERFFSQVYTDAGILGPTTAVSSTYIILFIIFAAFLQASKVGDYFVNFAFAVAGRARGGPAKVAIFASGLMGMINGTSAGNVVATGSLTIPLMKKVGYRPTTSGAVEAAASTGGQIMPPIMGAGAFIMAEITGIPYTEIAIAAIIPAILYFVSIYFMVDFEAAKLGMRGMRDDELPKFRDMARRVFLFLPILILIVALFLGYSVIRAGTLATMAAAVVSWLTPYRMGPRSISKAFEIAGYMSIQIIAVCACAGIIVGVISLTGVGARFSSMLLNIAEANQLVALFFAMCIAILLGMGMPTTAAYAVAASVVAPGLVQLGIPMLTAHFFVFYFAVVSAITPPVALASYAAAGISGSNPMATSVASFKIGISAFIVPFMFFYNSAILMDGSWFEVIRAGTTAVIGVFLLSSGVQGWWVGDRANALFRVGLIVVALFMIEGGLISDLIGIGGAVGLFLLARMVRGTAQAS, from the coding sequence ATGGAGACCGATGGCCCCGTGATCGCGGAGGGCGTCGACGACGAACCGGTCGAACGCAATCGCCGCGTCTTCACCGGCCCGACCTACCTGGTCATCGCCGTGATGTCCGCGGTCTACGCGCTGTTTCACATGGCGGCGCTGAACGGCTGGTCGATCCGGGAGTGGACAGGCGTGACCGTCCCGCTCCTGCCTGTCTTCCCGCTGGAGACCTGGAACTTCCGCATCGTCCACATCGCGGGCGCGGTGCTGTTGGGCTTCATCCTCTACGCGCCCCGCGAGTTTCCCGACGACGACCGCGGCGGGCGCCATCCGCTCGACCTTTTGGCCTGGGCGGGGATGCTGCCCGCGCTCTTCGCCTGCTGGACGGCGCTGGGCTTCGCCGCGCAGATCCGCGACGGGGTGATGTGGAACGGGGTCGATACCGGGATCCGAAGCGCGGAGATCTGGCAATACGGTGTGCCGCTGATCGCGGCCACCGCGCTGGGCATCGTGATCGGCTGGCTGCGTCCCCGGGTTCGCGGGGCCATTGCACCTGCGGACCTGCTGCTGGGCGTCTGCGGGATCGGCGTCGCGATCTACCTCATCACGATCTACGGCACGCTGATGCGCAGCTCCACCGGGACGCCCTTCGCGCCGATCGGCATTAGCCTCGCCGCCGTGGCGGGCACCGCGCTGATCATGGAGCTCACGCGCCGCGTCGCGGGCCTCGCGCTGATCGTGATCGCCGCCGTCTTCCTGATCTACGTCTTCGTCGGGCACCTGCTGCCGGGCTTCCTGAACGCGCCAGCCATCGCGTGGGAGCGGTTCTTCAGCCAGGTCTACACCGATGCCGGGATCCTCGGTCCGACGACAGCCGTGTCGTCCACCTACATCATCCTCTTCATCATCTTCGCGGCGTTCCTGCAGGCCTCCAAGGTCGGGGACTACTTCGTCAACTTCGCCTTCGCCGTCGCGGGCCGGGCGCGTGGCGGCCCGGCCAAGGTCGCGATCTTCGCCTCCGGTCTCATGGGCATGATCAACGGGACGAGCGCGGGCAACGTGGTTGCCACCGGCTCGCTCACCATCCCGCTCATGAAGAAAGTCGGCTACCGCCCCACCACCTCCGGCGCGGTCGAGGCGGCGGCGTCCACCGGCGGGCAGATCATGCCGCCTATCATGGGCGCGGGCGCCTTCATCATGGCGGAGATCACGGGCATTCCCTACACCGAGATCGCGATCGCTGCGATCATCCCCGCGATCCTCTACTTCGTCTCGATCTACTTCATGGTGGACTTCGAGGCGGCCAAGCTCGGCATGCGCGGGATGCGCGACGACGAGCTGCCGAAGTTCCGCGACATGGCGCGGCGCGTCTTCCTGTTCCTGCCGATCCTGATCCTGATCGTGGCGCTGTTCCTCGGCTACTCCGTGATCCGGGCGGGCACGCTCGCCACGATGGCCGCGGCGGTGGTGAGCTGGCTCACGCCCTACCGCATGGGGCCGCGCTCGATCTCCAAGGCGTTCGAGATCGCGGGCTACATGTCGATCCAGATCATCGCGGTCTGTGCCTGTGCGGGCATCATCGTCGGCGTGATCTCCCTGACCGGGGTCGGCGCGCGCTTCTCCTCCATGCTCCTCAACATCGCGGAGGCGAACCAGCTCGTCGCGCTCTTCTTCGCCATGTGCATCGCGATCCTGCTCGGCATGGGGATGCCCACGACGGCCGCCTATGCGGTGGCGGCGTCGGTGGTGGCACCGGGCCTCGTCCAGCTCGGCATCCCGATGCTGACGGCGCATTTCTTCGTCTTCTACTTCGCCGTGGTCTCGGCCATCACGCCGCCCGTGGCGCTGGCGAGTTATGCGGCGGCGGGCATATCCGGATCGAACCCGATGGCCACGTCGGTCGCGTCCTTCAAGATCGGCATCTCGGCCTTCATCGTGCCGTTCATGTTCTTCTACAACTCCGCGATCCTGATGGACGGAAGCTGGTTCGAGGTCATCCGGGCGGGCACGACGGCGGTGATCGGCGTGTTCCTCCTCTCCTCCGGCGTGCAGGGCTGGTGGGTCGGGGATCGGGCGAACGCGCTCTTCCGGGTGGGCCTGATCGTCGTGGCGCTCTTCATGATCGAGGGCGGGCTTATCTCCGACCTCATCGGCATCGGCGGCGCCGTCGGCCTCTTCCTGCTGGCACGGATGGTGCGCGGAACGGCGCAGGCCTCTTGA
- a CDS encoding TAXI family TRAP transporter solute-binding subunit: protein MSRYITTAAAATLALTGSAFAQADQDRSDWPSSFTVGTASQGGTYFAYGSGWANLVAEELGVTGGGEVTGGPMQNMALVHTGDTQFGMTTMGPAAESIAGTNPIAPGLQMTNACAMFPMYQTPFGAVAIASSGIESFSDIPDGARIAFGPAGGTGDTYMPLMLEALGKTFERRNGGYSDIAGQLQDGLIDVIAYAAGVPTPFVTQLEVQTNVNIIEFTEEEQAQIVDAFPVAPFTISADTYESLDADARSVSMWNFAIANCDLPASFVNAVVDVVMSDNARMVNVHRAAGSTLPEHWDKNASVLPWHPGAAQWFIDNAGADIPADQIHGGS, encoded by the coding sequence ATGTCCAGATACATCACCACCGCCGCAGCAGCCACGCTTGCGCTGACCGGCTCCGCCTTCGCGCAGGCGGATCAGGACCGCAGCGACTGGCCGAGCAGCTTTACCGTTGGCACGGCAAGCCAGGGGGGCACGTACTTCGCCTACGGGTCCGGCTGGGCCAACCTCGTGGCGGAAGAGCTGGGCGTGACCGGCGGCGGCGAGGTCACGGGCGGACCGATGCAGAACATGGCGCTGGTTCACACCGGTGACACCCAGTTCGGCATGACGACGATGGGACCGGCCGCCGAGTCGATCGCTGGCACCAACCCGATCGCGCCCGGGCTCCAGATGACCAATGCCTGCGCGATGTTCCCGATGTACCAGACTCCGTTCGGCGCGGTTGCGATCGCCTCGTCCGGGATTGAATCCTTCTCGGATATCCCCGACGGCGCGCGCATCGCGTTCGGCCCTGCCGGCGGCACCGGTGATACTTACATGCCGCTGATGCTCGAAGCGCTTGGGAAAACATTCGAGCGGCGCAATGGCGGTTACAGTGACATTGCGGGACAGCTCCAAGACGGACTGATCGACGTGATCGCCTATGCCGCTGGCGTACCGACCCCCTTCGTCACTCAGCTAGAGGTTCAGACCAACGTGAACATCATCGAGTTCACGGAGGAAGAGCAGGCGCAGATCGTCGACGCATTCCCCGTGGCGCCGTTCACCATCTCGGCCGACACTTACGAGTCGCTAGATGCTGATGCTCGCTCGGTCTCGATGTGGAATTTCGCGATCGCCAATTGCGATCTGCCCGCATCGTTCGTGAATGCGGTGGTCGACGTGGTCATGTCGGATAATGCGCGCATGGTGAACGTCCATCGTGCGGCCGGTTCCACCCTTCCAGAGCATTGGGACAAGAATGCCAGTGTCCTTCCCTGGCATCCAGGTGCTGCCCAGTGGTTCATTGACAATGCGGGCGCCGACATCCCCGCCGATCAGATCCACGGCGGCTCGTGA
- a CDS encoding LysR family transcriptional regulator, which yields MDPTTLRSFIAVAELLHFRRAAERLGVGQAVVSRHVQALEHEVGTPLLLRTTRSVSLTAAGATMLEEARAVLDRSDAALRATRQAAAGGLPILRLGGIDGALNLLLPPILKGLARHDPAQRVAITEIVTSGDGAAAVANHRLDAALVRPPAQAIDGLAWMGVWREPVVVALPEDHPAARRSDVDPDALCDTPMIAFPRHARPILHEAVRAILEAASDPPRIALELSEKLTVLTLVSDGVGCALLPAWVSRLPVARVVFRPLSAAAAPLTLALCWRNGDPSETVATLRRIVRDAVHGGAVPPDAVAIDPKN from the coding sequence ATGGATCCGACGACCCTTCGTTCCTTCATCGCCGTCGCCGAACTTCTGCACTTCCGCCGGGCGGCGGAACGGCTGGGAGTCGGCCAAGCTGTCGTGTCCCGTCACGTCCAAGCTCTGGAGCATGAGGTCGGCACCCCGCTCCTGCTGAGAACAACTCGCAGCGTGAGTCTGACCGCCGCCGGGGCCACGATGTTGGAGGAGGCGCGCGCCGTCCTGGACCGCTCGGACGCCGCGCTTCGCGCGACGCGCCAAGCCGCCGCGGGTGGTCTACCGATACTGCGGCTGGGGGGCATCGATGGCGCCCTTAACCTGCTGCTCCCGCCGATCCTGAAGGGGCTTGCGAGGCACGATCCGGCGCAGCGCGTCGCCATAACGGAGATCGTCACTTCCGGTGACGGGGCCGCGGCGGTCGCGAACCATAGGCTCGACGCGGCGCTCGTGCGACCGCCCGCGCAGGCGATCGACGGTCTCGCCTGGATGGGCGTCTGGCGTGAGCCGGTGGTCGTGGCGTTGCCTGAGGATCACCCGGCTGCTCGCCGTTCGGATGTCGACCCCGATGCCCTGTGTGATACGCCGATGATCGCCTTCCCGCGCCACGCGCGCCCGATCCTCCACGAGGCGGTCCGTGCCATCCTGGAGGCGGCCTCCGACCCGCCGCGCATCGCCCTGGAGCTGTCCGAGAAACTCACCGTCCTGACACTGGTCTCCGACGGCGTTGGCTGCGCGCTCCTACCGGCGTGGGTCTCTCGTCTGCCCGTCGCGCGTGTGGTCTTCCGTCCGCTCTCTGCCGCCGCCGCTCCTCTTACCCTTGCTCTGTGCTGGCGCAATGGCGACCCGTCAGAGACTGTCGCCACCCTCCGCCGGATCGTGCGGGATGCGGTTCACGGTGGAGCGGTGCCGCCAGACGCGGTCGCGATTGATCCAAAAAATTGA